One genomic region from Halococcus qingdaonensis encodes:
- a CDS encoding sulfite exporter TauE/SafE family protein: protein MVGFSVDVLVLIAIIVFFAGTVTGITGFGYALIGTVGSAAVLGPQQAVVLMIIPVFVSNVPLVRELDRDRLRTCGRRFASFIVAAAVGTIVGMAILQWIPTTILTFALGVFTLGYVAFTQDTVPVPGKGYVTSNYFERHPNAQLGIGFGSGLIFGASNVGVSMVAYLDSLDLQRSIFVGVLALIFLGISSIRVGAAWAFDLYGTGALVWLSVGAALVGLVGVESGRRVRHLLPDRYIDEFVLVLLAIIGIRLISTSVGV, encoded by the coding sequence ATGGTTGGCTTTTCGGTGGACGTCCTCGTTCTCATTGCGATCATCGTGTTCTTCGCCGGAACCGTGACCGGCATCACTGGATTCGGCTATGCACTCATCGGAACCGTCGGGTCGGCGGCCGTTCTCGGTCCACAGCAGGCCGTCGTCCTCATGATCATCCCGGTGTTTGTTTCGAACGTCCCTCTCGTACGTGAGCTCGACCGTGACCGATTACGGACCTGCGGGCGTCGGTTTGCGTCGTTCATCGTGGCGGCTGCCGTTGGAACCATCGTCGGAATGGCGATACTCCAGTGGATTCCGACGACGATACTGACGTTCGCACTCGGTGTGTTTACGTTGGGGTACGTCGCGTTCACGCAGGATACGGTTCCAGTCCCCGGCAAGGGATACGTCACGTCGAACTACTTCGAACGACACCCGAACGCCCAACTCGGGATCGGCTTCGGAAGCGGGCTGATCTTCGGAGCGAGTAACGTCGGCGTCTCGATGGTCGCCTATCTCGATAGCCTCGATCTCCAGCGGTCGATCTTCGTGGGAGTTCTCGCGTTGATCTTCCTCGGTATTTCGTCGATCCGCGTCGGCGCGGCATGGGCATTCGATCTCTACGGCACAGGAGCGCTCGTGTGGCTTTCGGTTGGAGCGGCACTCGTCGGGCTGGTCGGTGTGGAGAGCGGCCGACGGGTTCGCCACCTGCTGCCGGATCGGTACATCGACGAATTCGTGTTGGTCTTGCTGGCCATTATCGGGATTCGGCTCATCTCTACCAGTGTCGGGGTCTGA
- a CDS encoding CDGSH iron-sulfur domain-containing protein encodes MMEEDIHQYSGEEIEVSYDVERCIHVRECVRGLPEVFDPDKRPWIDPDNADADELADVITACPTGALHFERTDDGPTETIPDENSVTVAPDGPLYLHGDIEVTTPNDETLLADTRVALCRCGLSDNKPLCDNSHVEADFEADSSIPKDHEGAEDVDDGGTLQVVPKPDGPVLLDGAFELHGTDDDSTVRDSDAALCRCGASGTKPFCDGTHAEIGFSSEEGSNR; translated from the coding sequence ATGATGGAAGAAGACATTCACCAATATTCCGGCGAGGAGATCGAGGTTAGCTACGACGTCGAGCGGTGCATTCACGTCAGAGAGTGCGTCCGTGGGCTGCCCGAGGTGTTCGACCCCGACAAGCGGCCATGGATCGACCCTGACAACGCCGACGCCGACGAGCTAGCGGATGTCATCACGGCATGTCCCACCGGTGCACTCCATTTCGAGCGAACGGACGATGGTCCCACGGAAACCATCCCGGACGAGAACTCGGTCACAGTGGCACCCGATGGACCGCTCTATCTCCACGGTGACATCGAGGTCACGACACCCAACGACGAAACGCTGCTCGCGGACACACGGGTCGCGCTGTGTCGCTGTGGACTGTCGGATAACAAACCACTCTGTGACAACAGTCACGTGGAGGCCGACTTCGAGGCCGATAGTTCGATACCGAAAGACCACGAGGGAGCTGAAGACGTAGACGATGGAGGCACGCTGCAGGTGGTCCCGAAACCGGATGGACCAGTCCTCCTCGACGGCGCGTTCGAACTCCACGGGACGGACGACGACTCGACGGTCCGGGACAGCGATGCCGCTCTGTGCCGCTGTGGCGCTTCGGGGACCAAACCGTTCTGCGATGGAACGCACGCAGAGATCGGCTTTTCGAGCGAGGAAGGATCCAATCGGTGA
- a CDS encoding ring-cleaving dioxygenase, whose amino-acid sequence MSPTTPGLHHVTAIASDPQRTAEFYVETLGLRFVKKTVNHDDKYTYHLYFGDSEGTPGTNITLFPWGERGRSGQFGDGQTRTTAYFVPDGSLDYWRERLESHGISVDGPTERFGETVIEFDDPDGITLALVATDDAPDGQPWDDSPVPTEHQLRGFHSVTLAVSEIDPTATVLTDGLGYEFEVEENGRHRYRSDAGGGPGSIIDLVETDHGRGRMGVGTVHHVAYKAEDTDEQEQWREQLSEQGLRVTDIVDRVYFKSIYFREPGGVLFEIATMEPGFTADQSQDELGRDLALPEWLENERDEIESRLPSFESPSVDPDSDR is encoded by the coding sequence ATGTCGCCGACAACACCGGGGCTTCATCACGTGACCGCCATTGCGAGCGATCCGCAACGCACCGCCGAGTTCTACGTCGAAACACTCGGTCTGCGCTTCGTCAAGAAGACCGTCAACCATGACGACAAGTACACCTATCACCTCTATTTCGGCGACAGCGAAGGCACGCCCGGGACGAACATCACGCTCTTCCCGTGGGGCGAGCGCGGTCGTTCGGGACAGTTCGGCGACGGACAGACCCGAACGACGGCATATTTCGTTCCCGACGGCTCGCTCGATTACTGGCGCGAGCGACTGGAATCGCACGGTATCTCGGTCGATGGCCCGACCGAACGGTTCGGCGAGACCGTCATCGAATTCGACGATCCGGACGGCATCACGCTCGCACTCGTCGCCACGGACGATGCACCGGACGGACAGCCGTGGGATGATAGCCCGGTTCCCACAGAGCACCAGTTGCGCGGCTTTCACAGCGTCACCCTCGCGGTTAGCGAAATCGATCCAACCGCCACGGTGCTAACTGACGGGCTTGGGTACGAATTCGAAGTCGAAGAGAACGGTCGTCACCGCTATCGCTCCGACGCTGGCGGCGGCCCGGGCTCTATCATCGATCTCGTCGAAACCGATCATGGACGGGGACGAATGGGCGTCGGCACGGTCCACCACGTCGCCTACAAGGCCGAGGATACGGACGAACAGGAGCAGTGGCGCGAGCAACTGAGCGAACAGGGGCTTCGCGTCACCGACATCGTCGACCGGGTGTACTTCAAGTCGATCTACTTCCGCGAACCGGGCGGCGTCCTGTTCGAGATCGCCACGATGGAACCCGGCTTCACTGCCGATCAGAGCCAGGACGAACTCGGCAGAGACCTCGCGCTACCGGAGTGGTTAGAGAACGAACGCGACGAAATCGAATCGCGGCTTCCGTCGTTCGAGAGTCCATCCGTCGACCCCGATTCCGACCGATAA